The bacterium genomic interval ATCAAAAGTAGAGATATAAAAGATGAACTACAAGTATCTCCTCTCTTATCAAGGGACGAAATTACTAAATGCTTTGTGGAAATTAAAAAAGTAGAAGATTTTATGAAAAGATTTGAGATAAAAGATTATCTTTTTATAAGTTTAGCTGGCACTGGTAAAACCAGCCTTCTTTCATATTTAAGCATGAAAGCCGAAGAGAAAGATTATAAAGTTTATTGGATCTTAATAAGTAAAGTAGTGCCAGATTTTGAAGTATTTATAGAGAGATTAAACCTTAGAAAGAAGAGTAAGGAAAAGTGTATATTTGTCTTTGATAATATTCATAATAATCTCGAAATTATTGACTTGGTATATAAGATTAATCAAAGATTCCCTCAAATAAAGATTTGGATGTCGACAAGGTATTATGATATGTTTTTCTTAGAAAAAGAATGGGAGAAAATCCAAGACAAGTTTACTAAAGAATATCTGCCTGGGTTGTTAGAAAGAAAGGATATAAGAAAGTTTTTAGCTAAATTTGAGAATTTTTTAAGTCAGGAAGAAAGAGAGGAACTCTTAAAGAAAGAGAAGATCTCCTTGATTCACCTTACCTTAATCTACCAAAAACTAAAGTGTGCTTCTCCTGGAGAAGATAAGACAGAAATCATTAAAAAAACTCCTTTAAAAGCACAGGAAGTTTATCATTCTATATACCGGTCATTAACTGATTGTGAAAAATCTATTTTAAAATTAATAGCTTATCAAGATGGAATTTCAGAAAATAATTTACTAAAGGCAGTGAAGATACTTGGTGTTGATCAAAGAACAATTTACGAACTTATTGATAAGCAAATTATTTATAAAGATTCTTTTTATAAATTCTTGCCTAATTTACAAGATATAGTAGTCTTTAGTATTATTGACGAGCTTAAAGAGATTGTTCTTTCTTCTGTTCATACTCTTCCTTATGAAAAGGAAAGTGTTATTCCCAATGTATTAATAAAAGTAGATACTACTGAAGAAATAATTGCCTTAAGTAGTAAGTATGCCTTATTTAGTCAAGATCAAAAAAAAGAATATCTAAAGCTTTTAAAGAAACACAAGGAGAAACTCCCTATCTTCTGGTTAATAAGTAATTTAGCTACAGAAGGAGAAGATAAATTACTAAAGTATTTAAACTATGAGATAAAAGTAGGGGAAAGTAAAACTGATCGAGAGATATATGCTCGAGCTTTAGGAAATTTTGGTTATACTTATTTTATCAAAAAAGATTATAAAAGTTCTATAGAATGTTTTAAAAAAGCAATTAATATCTATCCTAATTCTTCTCGTCTTTGGTTTAACTTAGGTGTAGTTTATGGAATAAACTGTCAATTAGATGAAGAAATAAAATGTTACTACGACTCAGTAAAGATTAATAACCAAAATGAGAGTGCCTGGTATAATTTAGGTTTAGCTTACGATAAAAAAGGAGACTATGACCAGGAAATTAAATGCCTAAGAGAAGCAATAAGAATAAATCCTAAAAATGACAAGACTTGGTATAATTTAGCTTTATGTTACGGAAAAAAAGGTTGGGTAGATGAGGAAGTTAAATACTACAAAGAAACTTTATCTATAAACCCTAAAGATGCTTGTGTTTGGTATAACTTGGGAATTGTTTATACGGAAAAAGAAAGATATAATCAAGCAGTTTTATGCTTTCAAGAAGCTTTATCTATAAATTCTAAAGATGCTCATATCTGGTATAATTTAGGGATTACTTATGGAAGGTTAAACAAAGTAAATGAAGAGATTAACTGCTTTAGAAAAGTAGTAGAACTTAAGCCTTCTTTAGCTAAAGCCTGGTATAATCTAGGGGTCGCCTTTGAAGAAATTGGGAATGTAGATCAAGAAAGAGAAGCTTATGAAAATGTAGTCAATATTAAGCCTGATTGGATAGAAGCTTGGCATAATTTAGCTATGAGT includes:
- a CDS encoding tetratricopeptide repeat protein; translated protein: MKIEDYGWGYKEFSLIKSRDIKDELQVSPLLSRDEITKCFVEIKKVEDFMKRFEIKDYLFISLAGTGKTSLLSYLSMKAEEKDYKVYWILISKVVPDFEVFIERLNLRKKSKEKCIFVFDNIHNNLEIIDLVYKINQRFPQIKIWMSTRYYDMFFLEKEWEKIQDKFTKEYLPGLLERKDIRKFLAKFENFLSQEEREELLKKEKISLIHLTLIYQKLKCASPGEDKTEIIKKTPLKAQEVYHSIYRSLTDCEKSILKLIAYQDGISENNLLKAVKILGVDQRTIYELIDKQIIYKDSFYKFLPNLQDIVVFSIIDELKEIVLSSVHTLPYEKESVIPNVLIKVDTTEEIIALSSKYALFSQDQKKEYLKLLKKHKEKLPIFWLISNLATEGEDKLLKYLNYEIKVGESKTDREIYARALGNFGYTYFIKKDYKSSIECFKKAINIYPNSSRLWFNLGVVYGINCQLDEEIKCYYDSVKINNQNESAWYNLGLAYDKKGDYDQEIKCLREAIRINPKNDKTWYNLALCYGKKGWVDEEVKYYKETLSINPKDACVWYNLGIVYTEKERYNQAVLCFQEALSINSKDAHIWYNLGITYGRLNKVNEEINCFRKVVELKPSLAKAWYNLGVAFEEIGNVDQEREAYENVVNIKPDWIEAWHNLAMSYWKIGQIEEELKCYQRIKELNPSFKVL